In one window of Sphingomonas glaciei DNA:
- a CDS encoding PilZ domain-containing protein, translating to MDESSPVQNRRQRRANVLLTAVIASGERAQDVKLRNLSADGALVEGPNLPIEGSAIRFRKGDLQVPGTVVWVAQNRAGIHFDVPLTPEALLRHVPTPRPRVIPSFRRPGLAARPMTSVERSLEKVWGVPIARDPRSD from the coding sequence ATGGACGAAAGCAGCCCGGTACAGAATCGGCGTCAGCGCCGTGCCAATGTTCTCCTCACGGCCGTCATCGCGTCGGGGGAGCGGGCGCAGGACGTGAAATTGCGCAATCTTTCGGCTGATGGCGCCCTCGTCGAAGGCCCCAATCTCCCGATCGAGGGATCGGCCATCCGCTTTCGCAAGGGCGACCTCCAGGTCCCCGGCACAGTGGTATGGGTCGCGCAGAACCGCGCGGGCATCCACTTCGACGTGCCGTTGACGCCCGAAGCCCTGCTTCGCCACGTGCCGACCCCGCGCCCGCGCGTGATCCCCTCGTTCCGCCGCCCAGGCCTGGCCGCCAGGCCGATGACGTCGGTCGAGCGCAGCCTCGAAAAGGTATGGGGCGTTCCGATCGCTCGCGATCCGCGGTCCGACTGA
- the gcvH gene encoding glycine cleavage system protein GcvH, translating into MSLYFTKDHEWIRVEGDTATVGITDHAQHQLGDIVFAEAPEAGKTLDKGGEAAVVESVKAASDVYAPASGEVVEANPGIADDPSVINSDPEGEGWFFKLRLADPGELDGLMDEAAYRAWVETL; encoded by the coding sequence ATGAGCCTGTATTTCACCAAGGACCATGAATGGATCCGCGTCGAGGGCGACACCGCCACCGTCGGGATCACCGATCACGCGCAGCACCAGCTCGGCGACATCGTGTTCGCCGAGGCTCCCGAAGCCGGCAAGACGCTCGACAAGGGCGGCGAGGCCGCGGTGGTCGAATCGGTCAAGGCCGCCAGCGACGTCTACGCCCCCGCCAGCGGCGAAGTGGTCGAGGCCAATCCGGGGATCGCCGACGATCCCTCGGTCATCAACAGCGATCCCGAGGGCGAGGGCTGGTTCTTCAAGCTGCGCCTGGCCGACCCGGGTGAGCTCGACGGCCTGATGGACGAAGCCGCCTATCGCGCCTGGGTCGAGACGCTTTGA
- a CDS encoding phosphatase PAP2 family protein produces the protein MIPRIRILPALLLAAATALFLLLEWIGGATYPLDLAAIRAAGPWREAHPQAAGILILYTHLGSAYALLTMTAAGASWLWWQGQRARAAALLVAVLGARIGVEIIKAVVDRARPSLEVHPVVVHSQSFPSGHAANSMATFLALALFVAPERWRRPAVATAVTASLAMGATRPLLGVHWPSDVLAGWILGAAAALLGWWWLSRRGERSAA, from the coding sequence GTGATCCCGAGAATTCGCATCCTTCCGGCGCTGCTGCTTGCTGCGGCGACCGCCCTGTTCCTGCTGCTCGAGTGGATCGGCGGGGCGACCTACCCGCTCGACCTTGCCGCCATCCGCGCCGCGGGGCCTTGGCGGGAAGCGCATCCGCAGGCCGCCGGCATCCTCATCCTCTATACACATCTGGGCAGCGCCTATGCCCTGCTGACCATGACCGCGGCGGGCGCTTCGTGGCTGTGGTGGCAGGGGCAGCGGGCGCGAGCAGCGGCATTGCTGGTGGCCGTGCTGGGCGCGCGGATCGGGGTCGAGATCATCAAGGCCGTGGTCGACCGGGCCCGGCCGAGCCTGGAGGTCCACCCGGTGGTGGTCCACTCGCAGAGCTTCCCCAGCGGCCATGCCGCGAACAGCATGGCGACCTTTCTTGCGCTGGCCCTGTTCGTCGCGCCGGAACGCTGGCGCCGCCCGGCGGTGGCGACGGCAGTGACCGCGTCGCTGGCGATGGGCGCCACCCGGCCGCTGCTGGGCGTGCATTGGCCGAGCGATGTCCTGGCCGGCTGGATCCTCGGCGCGGCGGCGGCACTGCTGGGGTGGTGGTGGCTCAGCCGGCGAGGCGAACGAAGCGCAGCATGA
- a CDS encoding ABA4-like family protein, whose product MFWQTLFSFTNLVALIGWVLLLFAPRRPLTYSAILYAGVGLLCLIYTVLLVLLVGKVVDPGAIPGAAPFDVSDYSIGGIRKLFMTDAGVVVGWTHYLAFDLFVGLWISRDADNKGFSRLAQAPILVLTYLAGPVGLFLWLAIRERRARAAARP is encoded by the coding sequence ATGTTCTGGCAAACCCTGTTCAGCTTCACCAATCTCGTCGCCCTGATCGGCTGGGTGTTGCTGCTGTTCGCCCCGCGCCGGCCACTGACCTATTCGGCGATCCTCTACGCCGGTGTCGGGCTGCTCTGCCTGATCTACACCGTGCTGCTGGTCCTGCTGGTCGGCAAGGTCGTCGATCCGGGCGCAATCCCGGGCGCAGCGCCGTTCGACGTGTCGGACTATAGCATCGGCGGCATCCGCAAGCTGTTCATGACCGATGCCGGGGTCGTGGTCGGCTGGACCCATTACCTTGCCTTCGACCTGTTCGTCGGGCTGTGGATCAGCCGCGACGCCGACAACAAAGGTTTCTCCCGCTTGGCCCAGGCCCCGATCCTGGTGCTGACCTATCTTGCCGGACCGGTCGGCCTGTTCCTGTGGCTCGCCATCCGGGAGCGCCGCGCCCGCGCCGCCGCAAGGCCGTGA
- a CDS encoding PilZ domain-containing protein produces the protein MPIETTLYSLSERAPAPDDRREGERHLTLFRVGTMVIDDRRELCLIRNLSAGGAMLRLYSENIKLGQRMTVELKCGQPLSGKVAWVRTPNLGLIFDAPVDVVAMLSQSEDGPRPRMPRIETSSFCTIREGASMIRARACDISQGGIKIETDALFGRNAEVVVSLPGLPPQPGVVRWTVDGCVGITFNRLLPLPQLIDWLKSRNGARNAA, from the coding sequence ATGCCCATTGAGACGACCCTCTATTCCCTCAGCGAGCGGGCGCCTGCGCCCGACGATCGCCGCGAGGGCGAGCGCCATCTGACGCTGTTCCGGGTCGGCACCATGGTGATCGACGACCGCCGCGAACTGTGCCTGATAAGGAACTTGTCCGCGGGCGGCGCGATGCTTCGCCTCTACAGCGAGAACATCAAGCTCGGCCAGCGGATGACCGTGGAACTGAAGTGCGGACAGCCACTGAGCGGCAAGGTCGCCTGGGTGCGCACGCCCAACCTGGGCCTGATCTTCGACGCGCCGGTCGATGTGGTCGCCATGCTGAGCCAGAGCGAGGACGGCCCGCGCCCGCGCATGCCGCGGATCGAGACCTCCTCCTTCTGCACCATCCGCGAGGGCGCGAGCATGATCCGGGCCCGGGCGTGCGACATCAGCCAGGGTGGGATCAAGATCGAGACCGATGCCCTGTTCGGCCGCAATGCCGAAGTGGTGGTCAGCCTGCCGGGCCTGCCGCCGCAGCCGGGCGTGGTGCGCTGGACCGTCGACGGTTGCGTGGGAATCACCTTCAATCGTCTGCTTCCGCTGCCGCAACTGATCGACTGGTTGAAGTCTCGCAACGGAGCGCGCAACGCGGCCTGA
- the gcvPA gene encoding aminomethyl-transferring glycine dehydrogenase subunit GcvPA — translation MRYLPLSDTDRTDMLATIGAGSVDELFRDVPEEARLDGPIRGLPMHASELSVERQLTALARKNVPASDAPFFLGCGAYKHHIPASVDHLIQRGEFLTAYTPYQPEIAQGTLQVLFEFQSQVARLYGCEVANASMYDGSTAMWEAIGMAGRITRRNLAIIHEGVHPHYVAVARTMAKFTGTSLADRAPQLSADMQIDTLLADIEANSPSCVVVQYPDILGRVTDLQPIADAAHAKGALLIAVVTEPVALGLLKSPGEMGADIVVGEGQSIGVGLNFGGPYVGLFACREKHIRQMPGRIAGETIDADGKRGFVLTLSTREQHIRREKATSNICTNSGLCALAFSIHMTLLGEKGLRQLAELNHARARVAADKLAAIPGVRLVNDLFFNEFTLELSVEARPAVHRMVERGVLGGVSLGRLYPDEAQLANGLVVAVTETATDEDIDALVQALTEAVK, via the coding sequence ATGCGCTATCTTCCCCTTTCCGACACCGATCGCACCGACATGCTTGCCACCATCGGCGCCGGCAGCGTCGATGAACTGTTCCGCGATGTGCCGGAGGAAGCCCGGCTCGACGGTCCGATCCGCGGCCTGCCGATGCATGCTTCCGAACTGTCGGTCGAACGCCAGCTGACCGCGCTGGCGCGCAAGAACGTGCCCGCGTCGGACGCGCCCTTCTTCCTCGGCTGCGGAGCCTACAAGCATCATATCCCGGCCAGCGTCGACCATTTGATCCAGCGCGGCGAGTTCCTGACGGCCTACACGCCCTACCAGCCCGAAATCGCGCAGGGCACACTGCAGGTGCTGTTCGAATTCCAGAGCCAAGTCGCACGCCTGTACGGCTGCGAGGTGGCCAACGCCTCGATGTACGACGGCTCGACCGCGATGTGGGAAGCGATCGGAATGGCCGGGCGGATCACCCGCCGCAACCTCGCGATCATCCATGAGGGCGTGCACCCGCACTACGTCGCGGTCGCGCGGACGATGGCGAAGTTCACCGGCACCTCGCTGGCCGACCGCGCGCCGCAGCTCAGCGCCGACATGCAGATCGATACGTTGCTGGCCGACATCGAGGCCAACAGCCCGAGCTGCGTCGTGGTGCAATATCCCGACATCCTCGGCCGGGTCACCGACCTCCAGCCGATCGCCGACGCCGCCCACGCCAAGGGCGCGCTGCTGATCGCGGTGGTGACCGAGCCGGTCGCGCTCGGCCTGCTCAAGAGCCCGGGCGAGATGGGCGCCGACATCGTCGTAGGCGAAGGCCAGTCGATCGGCGTCGGCCTCAACTTCGGCGGCCCCTACGTCGGCCTGTTCGCCTGCCGCGAGAAACACATCCGCCAGATGCCGGGCCGGATCGCGGGCGAGACTATCGACGCCGACGGCAAGCGCGGCTTCGTGCTGACGCTCTCCACCCGCGAGCAGCACATCCGTCGCGAGAAGGCGACCAGCAACATATGCACCAACTCGGGGCTCTGCGCGCTGGCCTTCTCGATCCACATGACCCTGCTCGGTGAGAAGGGGCTGCGGCAATTGGCCGAGCTCAACCACGCCCGCGCCCGTGTCGCCGCCGACAAGCTCGCCGCCATCCCCGGCGTACGGCTGGTCAACGACCTGTTCTTCAACGAGTTCACCCTCGAGCTTTCGGTCGAGGCACGGCCCGCCGTGCACCGAATGGTCGAGCGGGGCGTGCTCGGCGGAGTGTCGCTCGGGCGGCTCTACCCGGACGAAGCGCAGCTTGCGAACGGGCTGGTGGTGGCGGTCACCGAAACCGCGACGGACGAGGATATCGATGCGCTGGTCCAGGCGCTGACGGAGGCAGTCAAGTGA
- a CDS encoding class I SAM-dependent methyltransferase, with translation MTTILSTSSWDAADYARVGGFVPALGAAALDLLAPQPGETILDVGCGDGTLTLRIKEAGAEVVGIDNSLSMIGAAKAKGLDARLMDAADLKFSEAFDAAFSNATLHWVLDKQRAARAIWFALKPGGRFVGEMGGDGNLAALRRHLDDELVTRGFGPPTYAANWYPTPQEFAELYEGVGFRDVDAELIERPTELEHGVEGWVLAFRKGWLDRAEVPEDQRPAIAAAVARRHGSNTADYIRLRFTMRKP, from the coding sequence GTGACCACCATCCTCTCCACCTCCAGCTGGGACGCGGCCGACTATGCCCGCGTCGGCGGGTTCGTCCCCGCGCTCGGCGCCGCCGCGCTCGACCTGCTCGCGCCGCAACCCGGCGAGACAATCCTCGATGTCGGCTGCGGTGACGGCACGCTGACGCTGCGGATCAAGGAAGCCGGCGCCGAAGTGGTTGGGATCGACAACAGCCTGTCGATGATCGGCGCGGCCAAGGCCAAGGGCCTCGACGCCCGGCTGATGGACGCCGCCGACCTCAAGTTCTCCGAGGCGTTCGACGCGGCTTTCTCGAACGCCACCCTGCACTGGGTGCTGGACAAGCAGCGCGCCGCCCGTGCGATCTGGTTCGCGCTCAAGCCCGGCGGCCGCTTCGTCGGCGAGATGGGCGGCGACGGCAATCTCGCCGCGCTTCGCCGCCACCTCGATGACGAGCTGGTGACACGCGGCTTCGGCCCGCCGACCTATGCCGCCAACTGGTACCCGACCCCGCAGGAGTTCGCCGAACTGTACGAAGGCGTCGGCTTCCGCGACGTCGATGCCGAGCTGATCGAGCGCCCGACCGAGCTTGAGCATGGCGTCGAAGGCTGGGTCCTCGCCTTCCGCAAGGGCTGGCTCGACCGGGCCGAGGTTCCCGAGGACCAGCGCCCCGCCATCGCCGCCGCCGTCGCCCGCCGCCACGGCAGCAATACCGCCGACTACATCCGCCTTCGCTTCACCATGAGAAAGCCCTGA
- a CDS encoding CcdC protein domain-containing protein has product MTNVAGPLLTLALVLGWRLRRKHSERPLRSRFLWLAPLLYLAVIAFVLSRHPPGKGGLGLLGAGLLIGAAAGWWRGRLFILRFDEASGEVLVRRSRWAVTMLVSLVALRFLANLWIGPGAPESVTLNLTDFAFGAIFGLIAVTRLEIALRARALLAAARRG; this is encoded by the coding sequence GTGACCAACGTCGCCGGGCCGCTCCTCACCCTCGCGCTGGTGCTCGGCTGGCGGCTTCGGCGGAAGCATTCCGAGCGCCCGCTGCGGAGTCGGTTTCTGTGGCTCGCCCCACTGCTCTACCTGGCGGTGATTGCCTTCGTCCTGTCGCGCCATCCGCCGGGGAAGGGGGGCTTGGGGCTGCTTGGCGCCGGACTGTTGATCGGCGCGGCGGCGGGGTGGTGGCGCGGGCGGCTGTTCATCCTCCGCTTCGACGAGGCCAGCGGCGAGGTCCTCGTGCGCCGCTCGCGCTGGGCGGTGACGATGCTGGTCTCGCTGGTTGCCCTGCGCTTCCTCGCCAACTTGTGGATCGGTCCCGGCGCACCCGAGAGCGTTACTCTCAACCTCACCGATTTCGCCTTTGGGGCGATCTTCGGCCTGATTGCCGTCACCCGGCTGGAGATCGCGTTGCGGGCCCGCGCCTTGCTGGCGGCCGCCCGGCGGGGCTAG
- a CDS encoding DUF938 domain-containing protein, protein MKRSSPAALRNREPIRAVLEEWLPRSGLVLEIAAGTGEHALHFAAAFPALSWQPSDPDPEARASIDAWREEEGSSNLLPAVDLDVLAAAWPLERADAILAVNLVHISPPETGGALLAGAARLLPAGAPLVLYGPWRVRGEPLAPSNLAFDAALKERDPDYGLRDLSDFADKVRGAGFAFAERRAMPANNLMLRFVRLAG, encoded by the coding sequence GTGAAGCGATCGAGCCCCGCCGCGCTGCGCAACCGCGAGCCGATCCGCGCGGTGCTGGAGGAATGGCTGCCACGCTCAGGCCTGGTGCTGGAGATCGCCGCCGGCACCGGTGAGCATGCCCTCCATTTCGCCGCGGCCTTTCCGGCGCTCAGCTGGCAGCCGAGCGACCCCGATCCCGAAGCACGCGCCTCGATCGACGCCTGGCGTGAGGAGGAAGGGAGCTCCAACCTGCTTCCCGCCGTCGATCTCGACGTTCTCGCAGCCGCCTGGCCGCTGGAGCGGGCCGACGCGATCCTCGCGGTCAATCTCGTCCACATCTCGCCGCCCGAGACGGGCGGTGCGCTGCTTGCGGGCGCGGCGCGGCTGCTGCCGGCCGGCGCACCGTTGGTCCTCTACGGGCCATGGCGGGTGAGGGGGGAGCCGCTGGCGCCCTCCAACCTTGCTTTCGATGCCGCGCTGAAAGAGCGCGACCCGGACTATGGCCTCCGCGACCTGTCCGATTTTGCGGACAAGGTACGCGGGGCGGGGTTCGCCTTTGCCGAGCGCCGGGCGATGCCGGCCAACAATCTCATGCTGCGCTTCGTTCGCCTCGCCGGCTGA
- the gcvPB gene encoding aminomethyl-transferring glycine dehydrogenase subunit GcvPB — MTINQSGWKPSSPVQGATDTGTVTGNRALMLEEALIFEIGDSDTTGVDIDAPAQRDSGLGNVLRSAPIGLPGLTEPETVRHYTRLSRQNYAIDLGLFPLGSCTMKHNPRLNEKIARLPGFADIHPLAPRETISGALELINTLAFWLIDLTGMHGVAMSPKAGAHGELCGILCIRAALEARGDPRSVVLVPESAHGTNPATAAFAGYKVENIPANDAGRVDLDALKTRLGPDVAAVMITNPNTCGLFEPDMRAISDAVHAAGAFVYCDGANFNAIVGKVRPGDLGIDAMHINLHKTFSTPHGGGGPGSGPVVLSEALSPFGPLPYTAKTADGVVHLVEEEQAGAFSAEHFGGKLQSFGRMTAFHGQMGMFTRALAYILSHGADGLKQVAEDAVLNANYILRSLEDVLDAPFAHSGPCMHEALFSDKGFADGISTLDLAKALIDEGFHPMTMYFPLVVHGAMLIEPTETESKAALDQFITALRSVAERCRAGDDSLKSAPVYAPRRRLDETLAARKPVVAWREPVPAAAEAPTPSEVGDR, encoded by the coding sequence GTGACCATCAACCAGAGCGGCTGGAAGCCATCGAGCCCGGTCCAGGGCGCTACCGACACCGGCACCGTGACTGGCAACCGCGCGCTGATGCTGGAAGAAGCGTTGATTTTCGAGATCGGCGACAGCGACACCACCGGCGTCGACATCGACGCTCCCGCGCAGCGCGACAGCGGCCTCGGCAACGTGCTCCGCTCCGCGCCCATCGGCCTGCCCGGCCTGACCGAGCCCGAGACGGTGCGCCACTACACCCGCCTCAGCCGCCAGAATTACGCCATCGACCTTGGCCTCTTCCCGCTCGGCTCTTGCACCATGAAGCATAACCCGCGCCTCAACGAGAAGATCGCGCGGCTGCCGGGCTTCGCCGACATCCACCCGCTCGCCCCGCGCGAGACAATCTCGGGCGCGCTCGAGCTGATCAACACGCTCGCCTTCTGGCTGATCGACCTAACCGGCATGCACGGCGTGGCGATGAGCCCCAAGGCCGGCGCGCACGGCGAATTGTGCGGCATTCTGTGCATCCGCGCCGCGCTCGAAGCCCGCGGCGATCCCCGTTCGGTCGTGCTGGTTCCAGAAAGCGCCCACGGCACCAACCCCGCGACCGCCGCCTTCGCCGGCTACAAGGTAGAGAATATCCCGGCCAACGACGCCGGCCGGGTCGACCTGGACGCGCTCAAGACCCGGCTCGGACCCGACGTGGCGGCTGTGATGATCACCAACCCCAACACCTGCGGCCTGTTCGAGCCGGACATGAGGGCGATCAGCGACGCGGTCCACGCTGCGGGCGCATTCGTCTATTGCGACGGGGCAAACTTCAACGCCATCGTCGGCAAGGTGCGGCCGGGCGACCTCGGCATCGACGCGATGCACATCAACCTCCACAAGACTTTTTCGACCCCCCACGGCGGCGGCGGCCCGGGCTCGGGCCCGGTGGTCCTGTCGGAAGCGCTCTCGCCGTTCGGTCCGCTGCCCTACACCGCGAAGACTGCCGACGGCGTCGTTCATCTGGTCGAGGAAGAGCAGGCCGGGGCCTTCTCGGCCGAGCATTTCGGCGGCAAGCTACAGAGCTTCGGGCGGATGACCGCTTTCCATGGCCAGATGGGCATGTTCACCCGGGCGCTGGCGTACATCCTCAGCCACGGCGCCGACGGGCTGAAGCAGGTCGCCGAAGATGCGGTGCTCAACGCCAATTATATCCTGCGCAGCCTGGAAGACGTGCTCGACGCGCCCTTCGCCCATTCGGGGCCGTGCATGCACGAGGCGCTGTTCAGCGATAAGGGCTTTGCTGACGGCATCTCGACGCTTGATCTGGCCAAGGCGCTGATCGACGAGGGCTTCCACCCGATGACCATGTACTTCCCGCTGGTCGTCCACGGCGCGATGCTGATCGAGCCGACCGAGACCGAAAGCAAGGCGGCGCTCGACCAGTTCATCACCGCGTTGCGCTCGGTTGCGGAACGTTGCCGGGCCGGGGACGACAGCCTCAAGAGTGCGCCGGTCTACGCCCCCCGCCGCCGCCTCGACGAGACGCTTGCGGCGCGCAAGCCGGTGGTCGCCTGGCGCGAACCGGTGCCGGCCGCCGCCGAGGCACCGACCCCGAGCGAGGTCGGCGACCGCTGA